In a genomic window of Bradyrhizobium sp. LLZ17:
- a CDS encoding GNAT family acetyltransferase, with product MSSALTIEEITDVDVEPVVALWQRCGLTRPWNDPHADIALARRRDNSTIMVGREAGAIVATAMVGHDGHRGWVYYVAVDPDCRKRGYGRVLMAAVEDWLRQAGIAKLQLLVRRGNEQANAFYVSLGFEESTSVMFQKWLDGRDTTPNN from the coding sequence ATGTCCTCTGCCCTGACGATCGAGGAGATCACCGATGTCGACGTCGAGCCTGTCGTCGCGCTGTGGCAGCGCTGCGGCCTGACGCGGCCCTGGAACGATCCGCATGCCGACATCGCACTGGCGCGGCGACGCGACAATTCCACCATCATGGTCGGACGCGAGGCCGGCGCAATCGTCGCGACCGCCATGGTCGGCCATGACGGCCATCGCGGCTGGGTGTACTACGTCGCGGTCGATCCCGACTGCCGCAAGCGCGGCTACGGCCGCGTGCTCATGGCGGCGGTGGAAGACTGGCTCCGCCAGGCCGGGATTGCCAAGCTGCAGCTCCTGGTCCGGCGCGGGAACGAGCAGGCCAATGCGTTCTACGTTTCGCTCGGATTCGAGGAATCCACCTCGGTGATGTTCCAGAAGTGGCTCGACGGCCGCGATACCACTCCCAACAACTGA
- a CDS encoding NUDIX domain-containing protein yields the protein MTISDRVRIKDVRVLSDNWTPLKETTFDYRRANGEWQTQHRETYERDNAAAVLPYNRVGRTVILVRQFRLPVFIRGYDDLLIEAAAGVLDDASPEVRIRAEAEEETGYRLHHVHKVFEAFMSPGAITEKLHFFVAEYEPEMRVSDGGGLEHEGEDIEVIELGIDEALAMIADGRIIDAKAIMLLQYAALHLFR from the coding sequence ATGACGATTTCCGACCGCGTCCGCATCAAGGACGTCCGCGTGCTCTCGGACAACTGGACGCCACTGAAAGAGACGACGTTCGACTACCGGCGCGCCAATGGCGAATGGCAGACCCAGCACCGCGAAACCTATGAGCGCGACAACGCCGCAGCCGTGCTGCCTTACAACCGCGTCGGGCGCACGGTGATCCTGGTGCGCCAGTTCCGGCTGCCGGTGTTTATCCGCGGCTACGACGATCTGCTGATCGAAGCCGCCGCCGGCGTGCTGGACGATGCTTCTCCCGAGGTGCGCATCCGCGCCGAAGCCGAGGAGGAAACCGGCTATCGCCTGCACCACGTCCACAAGGTGTTCGAGGCGTTCATGAGCCCCGGCGCCATCACCGAGAAGCTGCATTTCTTCGTCGCCGAATACGAGCCGGAGATGCGGGTCAGCGACGGCGGCGGCCTGGAGCATGAGGGCGAGGACATCGAGGTGATCGAGCTCGGCATCGACGAAGCGCTCGCCATGATCGCCGACGGACGCATTATCGACGCCAAGGCGATCATGCTGCTGCAATACGCAGCGCTGCATCTGTTTCGGTAG
- a CDS encoding glycine/sarcosine/betaine reductase selenoprotein B family protein has translation MSAPRDDEFGFAPDYDAPVPYMQRTRDYYAAIGYTTPYRWAHYTEAPFQPLTKKLSQSRITLITTAAPYDPAKGDQGPGAAYNGGAKFYQVYDGDTAKQHDLRISHIGYDRKHTTATDNGTWFPLPQLLKASAAGRIGEVAPRFFGAPTNRSHRVTLDIDAPEILARCLADKVDAAVLVPNCPVCHQTTALVARHLEAHGIPTVVMGCAKDIIEHAAVPRFLFSEFPLGNSAGKPHDLASQAQTLELALKLLEAASGPQTTMQSPLRWSEDASWKLDYNNVAQMSPEELARRRAEFDKQKEIARGNRAA, from the coding sequence ATGTCCGCTCCGCGCGACGATGAATTCGGCTTTGCGCCCGACTACGACGCCCCCGTCCCCTACATGCAGCGCACGCGCGACTATTATGCGGCGATCGGCTACACCACGCCGTATCGCTGGGCGCATTACACCGAGGCGCCGTTCCAGCCGCTGACGAAGAAGCTTTCGCAATCCAGGATCACCCTCATCACAACGGCTGCGCCGTATGATCCGGCCAAGGGCGACCAGGGACCCGGCGCGGCGTACAATGGCGGCGCCAAATTCTACCAGGTCTATGACGGCGACACCGCGAAACAGCACGACCTTCGTATCTCGCACATCGGCTACGATCGCAAGCACACCACGGCCACGGACAACGGCACCTGGTTTCCGCTGCCGCAGCTCCTGAAAGCCTCCGCCGCCGGGCGCATCGGCGAAGTGGCCCCGCGCTTCTTCGGCGCGCCGACCAATCGAAGCCACCGCGTCACGCTCGATATCGACGCGCCGGAAATCCTGGCGCGCTGCCTTGCTGACAAGGTCGACGCCGCCGTGCTGGTGCCGAACTGCCCGGTGTGCCACCAGACCACGGCGCTGGTGGCGCGGCATCTCGAGGCCCATGGAATTCCGACCGTAGTGATGGGCTGCGCCAAGGACATCATCGAGCACGCCGCCGTGCCGCGGTTCCTGTTCTCGGAGTTCCCGCTCGGCAATTCCGCCGGCAAGCCGCACGATCTCGCCTCGCAGGCGCAGACATTGGAGCTGGCGCTAAAACTGCTGGAGGCCGCGAGCGGCCCGCAGACCACCATGCAATCGCCGCTGCGCTGGAGCGAGGACGCCTCCTGGAAGCTCGACTACAACAATGTCGCGCAGATGAGCCCGGAAGAGCTGGCGCGGCGGCGCGCCGAATTCGACAAGCAGAAGGAGATCGCGCGCGGCAATCGCGCCGCCTGA